A window of Symphalangus syndactylus isolate Jambi chromosome 24, NHGRI_mSymSyn1-v2.1_pri, whole genome shotgun sequence contains these coding sequences:
- the TMEM230 gene encoding transmembrane protein 230 isoform X1 — translation MQPRALPTVDELWVCGRPGAALRQSLVVLPRLESSGTISAHCTLCLPASSSSSASASRLCQRVMMPSRTNLATGIPSSKVKYSRLSSTDDGYIDLQFKKTPPKIPYKAIALATVLFLIGAFLIIIGSLLLSGYISKGGADRAVPVLIIGILVFLPGFYHLRIAYYASKGYRGYSYDDIPDFDD, via the exons ATGCAACCTCGGGCGCTGCCAACCGTGGACGAGCTCTGGGTGTGCGGGCGGCCTGGCGCGGCGCTCCG acagagtctcgttgtgttgcccaggctggagtccagtggcacgatctcagctcactgcaccctctgcctcccggcttcaagcagttcttctgcctcagcctcccga CTGTGTCAGCGTGTTATGATGCCGTCCCGTACCAACCTGGCTACTGGAATCCCCAGTAGTAAAGTGAAATATTCAAGGCTCTCCAGCACAGACGATGGCTACATTGACCTTCAG TTTAAGAAAACCCCTCCTAAGATCCCTTATAAGGCCATCGCACTTGCCACTGTGCTGTTTCTGATTGGCGCCTTTCTCATTATTATAGGCTCCCTCCTGCTGTCAGGCTACATCAGCAAAGGG GGGGCAGACCGGGCCGTTCCAGTCCTGATCATTGGCATTCTGGTGTTCCTACCCGGATTTTACCACCTGCGCATCGCTTACTACGCATCCAAAGGCTACCGTGGTTACTCCTATGATGACATTCCTGACTTTGATGACTAG
- the TMEM230 gene encoding transmembrane protein 230 isoform X2: MMPSRTNLATGIPSSKVKYSRLSSTDDGYIDLQFKKTPPKIPYKAIALATVLFLIGAFLIIIGSLLLSGYISKGGADRAVPVLIIGILVFLPGFYHLRIAYYASKGYRGYSYDDIPDFDD, encoded by the exons ATGATGCCGTCCCGTACCAACCTGGCTACTGGAATCCCCAGTAGTAAAGTGAAATATTCAAGGCTCTCCAGCACAGACGATGGCTACATTGACCTTCAG TTTAAGAAAACCCCTCCTAAGATCCCTTATAAGGCCATCGCACTTGCCACTGTGCTGTTTCTGATTGGCGCCTTTCTCATTATTATAGGCTCCCTCCTGCTGTCAGGCTACATCAGCAAAGGG GGGGCAGACCGGGCCGTTCCAGTCCTGATCATTGGCATTCTGGTGTTCCTACCCGGATTTTACCACCTGCGCATCGCTTACTACGCATCCAAAGGCTACCGTGGTTACTCCTATGATGACATTCCTGACTTTGATGACTAG
- the PCNA gene encoding proliferating cell nuclear antigen, whose amino-acid sequence MFEARLVQGSILKKVLEALKDLINEACWDISSSGVNLQSMDSSHVSLVQLTLRSEGFDTYRCDRNLAMGVNLTSMSKILKCAGNEDIITLRAEDNADTLALVFEAPNQEKVSDYEMKLMDLDVEQLGIPEQEYSCVVKMPSGEFARICRDLSHIGDAVVISCAKDGVKFSASGELGNGNIKLSQTSNVDKEEEAVTIEMNEPVQLTFALRYLNFFTKATPLSSTVTLSMSADVPLVVEYKIADMGHLKYYLAPKIEDEEGS is encoded by the exons ATGTTCGAGGCGCGCCTGGTCCAGGGCTCCATCCTGAAGAAGGTGTTGGAGGCACTCAAAGACCTCATCAACGAGGCCTGCTGGGACATTAGCTCCAGCGGCGTAAACCTGCAGAGCATGGACTCGTCCCACGTCTCCTTGGTGCAGCTCACCCTGCGGTCTGAGGGCTTCGACACCTACCGCTGCGACCGCAACCTGGCCATGGGCGTGAACCTCACCAG TATGTCCAAAATACTAAAATGCGCCGGCAATGAAGATATCATTACACTAAGGGCCGAAGATAATGCGGATACTTTGGCGCTAGTATTTGAAGCACCAA ACCAGGAGAAAGTTTCAGACTATGAAATGAAGTTGATGGATTTAGATGTTGAACAACTTGGAATTCCA GAACAAGAGTACAGCTGTGTAGTAAAGATGCCTTCTGGTGAATTTGCACGTATATGCCGGGATCTCAGCCATATTGGAGATGCTGTTGTAATTTCCTGTGCAAAAGACGGAGTGAAATTTTCTGCAAGTGGAGAACTTGGAAATGGAAACATTAAATTGTCACAGACAAGTAATGTCGATAAAGAGGAGGAAGCT GTTACCATAGAGATGAATGAACCAGTTCAACTAACTTTTGCACTGAGGTACCTGAACTTCTTTACAAAAGCCACTCCACTGTCTTCAACGGTGACACTCAGTATGTCTGCAGATGTACCCCttg TTGTAGAGTATAAAATTGCTGATATGGGACACTTAAAATACTACTTGGCTCCCAAGATCGAGGATGAAGAAGGATCTTAG